In Paenibacillus sp. J23TS9, a single genomic region encodes these proteins:
- a CDS encoding acylphosphatase: MIAFKKLRNKYVIWHANRVKFPEFTPSIIVRKKVTFSGRVQKVGFRLELNCIAQRLKLIGWVENLKDGSVEADLQGEESHIDFLIKCMGTLKRASVKKMTIIALPIREGEKSFTIVD, encoded by the coding sequence ATGATTGCTTTTAAGAAATTAAGAAATAAATACGTAATATGGCATGCAAATCGTGTTAAATTTCCAGAGTTTACACCAAGCATTATAGTCAGAAAAAAAGTAACTTTTTCTGGAAGGGTACAAAAGGTAGGATTCCGCTTGGAATTAAATTGTATTGCTCAAAGATTGAAGTTAATTGGATGGGTGGAAAATTTGAAGGATGGAAGTGTGGAAGCGGATTTACAAGGAGAAGAGTCGCATATTGATTTTCTGATCAAATGCATGGGGACATTGAAACGGGCGTCTGTAAAGAAAATGACTATAATTGCTTTGCCAATTAGAGAAGGTGAAAAAAGTTTTACAATAGTGGATTAA
- the pepF gene encoding oligoendopeptidase F gives MSKILTRAEVDTELTWNLNDIFETKEAWEVELNAVQQDISTVTTYQGRLSEGADTLLACLLAQEDLQGRINRVGAYAYLHQSGDSISPENQMNATKARDLSSIVSSALSFIKSEIIELPDGMIEQYIKEQPELQVFERSLGLLMQSKPHRLSAETEQVLASFGEVLGAPYRIYERSKLADMTFPSTENGQGEEVPVSFALYENKYVESPDTELRRNSFKAFSETLYKYRNTFAEAYGTEVKRQVIESRLRGYDSVTDMLLTPQQVTTEMYNNILDILQEELAPHMRKYAALKKRVLNLDEITFADLKAPLDPDFSPGISFQEAGDLIKEALTILGPEYGEIVSDAFKNRWVDYADNAGKRTGAFCMSIPGVHSYILISWADSMRGAFTLAHEVGHAGHLMLASKYQRLTNSRPSLYFIEAPSTMNELLLADHLLAKSNDPRMRRWVISQLLGTYFHNYVTHLLEGELQRQVYDLAMNNVPITAVKLCELKGNILSSFWGEDVVIDEDAKLTWMRQPHYYMSLYPYTYAAGLTASTAVAKLIREEGQPAVDRWLEVLKAGGSMSPLELMKLAGVDMSQPDPIRSAAAYVGSLIDELESLY, from the coding sequence ATGTCAAAAATTTTAACCCGAGCAGAAGTGGATACAGAATTAACATGGAATTTGAATGATATTTTTGAAACAAAAGAAGCATGGGAAGTAGAATTAAACGCAGTTCAGCAGGACATCTCCACTGTTACAACGTATCAAGGAAGACTCAGTGAAGGAGCAGATACGCTGCTGGCATGCCTTCTTGCACAGGAAGATCTTCAAGGAAGAATTAACCGAGTAGGAGCCTACGCTTATCTGCATCAATCTGGAGACAGCATAAGTCCTGAAAATCAGATGAATGCTACGAAAGCGCGTGATCTTTCTTCCATAGTCAGTTCAGCTCTTTCCTTTATCAAATCCGAAATTATCGAGCTTCCAGACGGAATGATTGAACAGTACATAAAAGAACAGCCTGAACTGCAGGTGTTCGAACGCAGTCTCGGATTGCTAATGCAATCCAAACCGCACAGATTGTCGGCAGAGACGGAACAGGTGCTTGCTTCCTTTGGTGAAGTATTAGGGGCGCCTTACCGTATCTATGAGCGCAGCAAGCTGGCAGACATGACATTCCCGTCCACAGAAAACGGCCAAGGAGAAGAGGTACCGGTTTCTTTTGCACTTTATGAGAACAAGTACGTTGAGTCTCCGGATACAGAACTGCGCCGTAATTCTTTTAAAGCTTTCAGCGAGACATTGTACAAATACCGCAATACGTTTGCTGAAGCCTACGGTACCGAGGTGAAACGCCAAGTCATTGAATCGCGTCTTCGCGGATATGACTCCGTTACGGACATGCTTTTGACGCCGCAGCAGGTCACCACAGAAATGTACAACAACATTTTGGATATTCTTCAAGAAGAGCTTGCGCCTCATATGCGAAAATATGCCGCGCTCAAGAAACGCGTGCTAAATCTAGACGAGATAACGTTTGCGGATCTGAAAGCTCCGCTTGACCCTGATTTCAGTCCCGGCATTTCTTTTCAGGAGGCAGGTGATCTGATCAAGGAAGCTTTAACCATCCTTGGTCCTGAATATGGGGAAATCGTATCGGATGCCTTTAAAAATCGTTGGGTGGATTACGCGGATAACGCAGGGAAGAGAACAGGTGCGTTTTGCATGTCGATTCCTGGAGTCCATTCCTATATTTTGATCAGTTGGGCTGATAGCATGAGAGGTGCCTTTACACTCGCTCATGAAGTAGGACATGCGGGCCATCTGATGCTTGCGAGCAAATATCAGCGTTTGACGAACTCTAGACCTTCGCTGTATTTCATCGAAGCGCCTTCAACGATGAACGAACTTCTGCTGGCTGATCATTTGCTGGCAAAGTCAAACGATCCGAGAATGCGTCGTTGGGTTATTTCGCAGTTGCTTGGCACCTATTTCCACAATTATGTAACGCATCTGCTCGAAGGAGAGCTTCAGCGCCAAGTCTACGACCTTGCGATGAACAATGTACCGATTACTGCGGTGAAATTATGTGAATTAAAAGGAAATATCCTGTCTTCCTTCTGGGGAGAGGATGTGGTAATTGATGAGGATGCCAAGTTAACCTGGATGCGTCAACCGCATTACTATATGAGTTTGTACCCTTATACTTACGCTGCGGGTCTTACCGCTTCCACGGCTGTAGCCAAGCTCATAAGAGAGGAAGGACAGCCCGCCGTGGATCGCTGGCTCGAAGTATTAAAAGCCGGTGGATCTATGAGTCCGCTCGAACTGATGAAACTGGCAGGCGTGGACATGTCTCAGCCTGATCCGATCCGCAGCGCCGCGGCTTATGTGGGCTCACTTATTGACGAGCTTGAGAGCTTGTATTAA
- a CDS encoding YdcF family protein: MPYPFDCITKFMFFETPIEPSDVILIPGGSHPQLMERAAELYHKGLAPYILPSGGPTQNVSSSEWDFLRDVGLSLGVPERSILREDQATNTFENARYSWKSLQQQRIYPRKAILVCKSYFARRALLTYQVEFPNEIEFYVSPVTDKTGITKDNCYLDEQKINVVMNELTKVGQYFKHHIPNWVNSE, from the coding sequence TTGCCTTATCCCTTTGACTGTATTACTAAGTTTATGTTCTTTGAAACTCCTATTGAACCGTCTGATGTAATATTAATACCTGGTGGTAGTCATCCTCAATTGATGGAGAGAGCTGCCGAGTTATATCATAAGGGTCTGGCACCTTACATTCTTCCTTCAGGTGGACCAACTCAAAATGTGTCCTCTTCTGAATGGGATTTTCTTCGAGATGTGGGATTAAGTTTGGGTGTACCAGAAAGGTCAATCTTACGTGAAGATCAAGCGACAAATACATTTGAAAATGCAAGATATTCTTGGAAGTCTCTTCAACAACAGAGGATTTACCCAAGAAAAGCTATATTAGTTTGCAAGTCTTATTTTGCTAGAAGAGCTTTACTGACATACCAGGTTGAGTTTCCTAATGAGATTGAATTTTATGTGAGCCCGGTAACAGACAAGACGGGTATCACAAAAGATAACTGTTACTTGGATGAGCAAAAAATAAATGTTGTAATGAATGAATTGACGAAGGTAGGTCAATATTTTAAACACCATATTCCAAATTGGGTAAACAGTGAATAA
- a CDS encoding VWA domain-containing protein: MIRRSIFIFVTIIIFLAGCSKEAEKNASDIQNSAESDQSKATSDVQHPSDSTQSEPSSEVQSPADSNQTEPPASLTDEQILMKPSGRFAGSNYNEQKVNEALDQLPSELTADQYKEELLLLLAEDYRPYVTIFNNFETEVKVNNERPDGNITLPTSKKLHISILLDASGSMKAQINGKSKMDSAKEAIQIFADKLPQNAEVSLRVYGHKGTGSQKDKQVSCNSTEEIFHGLGDQTNQMNTALQGVKPAGWTPIANALKSVKQDINPETTDSVVYVVSDGIETCGGNPVQVAKELNQSEVKTVVNIIGFNVDNEGQKLLRQVATSGGGEFTSVDNDESLKNYLNEAYAKLQGEWTRWKEKGEGQANTQKEKKQGTINNAETDMQILANKEYDHLLAALRYLETKRGKAIPHSELWMQITERKSFAWTYARDTKRRLYDEVTKSGNQVYDDIKDEGDKNIDDLKNKKNN, from the coding sequence ATGATTCGAAGGTCAATCTTCATATTTGTAACGATAATTATATTCCTTGCGGGTTGTAGTAAGGAAGCAGAAAAGAATGCCTCAGATATTCAGAACTCCGCAGAGTCAGATCAAAGTAAAGCAACCTCAGACGTTCAGCACCCTTCAGATTCAACTCAAAGTGAACCGAGTTCAGAAGTTCAGAGTCCAGCGGACTCCAATCAAACTGAGCCTCCGGCTTCCCTAACAGATGAACAAATACTAATGAAACCTTCAGGCCGCTTTGCTGGTTCAAATTATAATGAACAGAAAGTTAATGAAGCGTTGGATCAATTACCAAGTGAATTGACAGCTGATCAATATAAGGAAGAACTCCTTCTCCTATTGGCCGAAGATTATCGTCCTTATGTGACTATTTTCAACAACTTTGAAACCGAGGTTAAAGTGAATAATGAGCGACCTGATGGAAATATCACGTTACCCACAAGTAAGAAGCTGCACATTTCGATCTTACTTGATGCCAGTGGCAGCATGAAAGCGCAGATCAATGGCAAATCAAAAATGGACTCCGCCAAAGAAGCTATACAGATCTTCGCAGATAAATTACCCCAAAATGCAGAGGTTTCTTTGCGGGTATATGGACATAAAGGAACAGGAAGTCAGAAAGATAAGCAAGTATCATGTAACAGTACAGAAGAAATATTTCATGGCCTAGGTGACCAGACAAATCAAATGAATACGGCGCTTCAAGGGGTAAAACCAGCTGGATGGACACCCATTGCAAATGCACTCAAATCTGTAAAACAAGATATTAATCCTGAAACAACTGATTCGGTCGTATATGTGGTTAGTGATGGAATTGAAACATGTGGAGGTAATCCGGTACAGGTTGCCAAAGAACTCAACCAATCCGAAGTGAAGACCGTTGTAAATATTATTGGCTTTAATGTGGATAACGAAGGACAGAAATTGCTTCGACAAGTTGCTACATCTGGTGGTGGAGAGTTCACTTCTGTAGATAATGACGAATCACTAAAAAATTATCTCAATGAAGCGTATGCCAAATTACAAGGCGAGTGGACGAGGTGGAAAGAAAAAGGAGAAGGACAGGCAAATACACAAAAAGAAAAGAAGCAGGGAACGATCAATAATGCAGAAACAGATATGCAAATACTAGCGAACAAAGAATATGATCATTTGCTGGCAGCCCTTAGGTATCTGGAAACTAAAAGAGGAAAGGCTATCCCTCACAGTGAGCTCTGGATGCAGATTACTGAACGTAAGAGTTTCGCATGGACTTATGCTCGTGATACCAAGAGACGTTTGTATGACGAAGTCACTAAAAGTGGAAATCAGGTTTATGACGATATCAAGGATGAAGGCGACAAGAATATCGATGATCTGAAAAACAAGAAAAATAACTAG
- a CDS encoding GNAT family N-acetyltransferase, whose amino-acid sequence MIRLIPTTRENWKDAINLQVQVHQNHYVPSVAVSLAKVHIRPDGDEYKYLPFCIYNTENSLVGFVMITVDDTTAWSYWVNGLLIDASYQGKGYGKATIESVIRYIKENYYNSRCLNLTVCADNEAARKLYEKLGFSETGEVYDDEIVYRFVF is encoded by the coding sequence TTGATCCGTTTAATCCCAACGACAAGAGAAAACTGGAAAGATGCAATAAATTTACAAGTCCAAGTTCATCAAAACCATTATGTTCCATCAGTAGCTGTGTCTTTAGCTAAAGTACACATTCGTCCAGACGGTGATGAATACAAATATCTACCATTTTGCATATATAATACGGAGAATAGCTTAGTGGGCTTTGTAATGATCACAGTAGATGACACAACAGCTTGGTCATATTGGGTAAATGGTTTGCTGATTGATGCAAGCTATCAAGGTAAGGGTTATGGAAAGGCAACTATAGAATCTGTGATTAGGTATATAAAAGAGAACTACTATAATAGCAGGTGTTTGAATTTAACTGTATGTGCAGATAATGAAGCTGCCAGAAAGCTCTATGAAAAGTTGGGGTTTTCTGAGACCGGAGAAGTATATGATGATGAAATTGTATATCGATTCGTTTTTTAA
- a CDS encoding VOC family protein — MTKPVLTGPTMVLLVRNLQKSIRFYEHLGFTCELIGGPIVQHVHMKRDSVTFILHPVTKEEDVRPYSSIEGGLYFDAFCYGDVRRLLEEFMDKEIQIVRGPDLNDSFSEFTIQDPDGYRIAFGG, encoded by the coding sequence ATGACTAAGCCAGTACTTACAGGACCCACGATGGTATTACTCGTGCGGAATCTTCAAAAATCAATAAGATTTTATGAGCATCTTGGTTTTACTTGTGAGTTGATCGGTGGTCCAATAGTGCAGCATGTTCATATGAAAAGAGATTCTGTGACGTTTATATTACATCCTGTCACGAAAGAGGAAGATGTCAGACCTTATTCATCGATTGAAGGTGGATTGTATTTTGATGCTTTTTGCTATGGAGATGTCCGACGGTTGTTGGAGGAATTTATGGATAAGGAGATCCAAATCGTTAGAGGACCGGACTTAAATGACTCTTTTAGCGAATTTACGATTCAGGATCCTGATGGGTATCGGATAGCTTTTGGCGGATAA
- a CDS encoding ABC transporter permease, translating to MRSTSIQPGADRNLKNHTSFGQSIRNSLTMAYRGLLKIRRTPEQLFDVTLQPIIFTLMFTYIFGGAISGDVVSYLPVIIPGILVQTVITTSIVTGVQLREDMDKGVFDRFKSLPIARIAPLAGALLADTVRYTIATVLTFAMGYIMGYRPEGGLGHVAIAAVIVIACAWAISWIFAFFGVIARTASSVQGISMIVLFPLTFLSNAFVPVDTMPNWLQWFVKINPISHLVTAVRDLANSGTVGWDLVISLIGAAVIVLIFAPITVRAYMRRT from the coding sequence ATGAGAAGCACTTCAATTCAGCCAGGCGCTGATCGCAATCTGAAAAATCATACGAGCTTTGGACAGTCTATTCGCAACTCGTTGACGATGGCCTATCGAGGACTGCTGAAGATTCGGCGAACTCCCGAGCAATTGTTCGACGTTACGTTACAGCCAATCATCTTCACCCTAATGTTTACCTATATCTTTGGCGGGGCCATCTCCGGTGATGTGGTAAGTTATTTGCCCGTCATCATTCCCGGCATCCTCGTACAGACCGTGATCACGACTTCAATTGTCACGGGCGTTCAACTGCGTGAGGATATGGATAAGGGCGTGTTTGACCGATTCAAGTCACTGCCTATCGCACGTATAGCACCGTTGGCGGGAGCCCTGTTGGCAGATACCGTCAGGTATACTATTGCGACTGTGCTCACCTTTGCCATGGGATATATTATGGGCTATCGGCCCGAAGGTGGTCTGGGTCATGTCGCCATCGCAGCGGTTATTGTCATTGCCTGTGCTTGGGCAATCAGTTGGATCTTCGCATTCTTCGGCGTGATTGCCCGTACTGCATCAAGCGTACAGGGGATATCGATGATCGTGCTGTTTCCGCTCACGTTTCTTTCTAACGCGTTCGTGCCGGTCGATACCATGCCGAACTGGCTTCAATGGTTTGTTAAAATCAATCCGATCTCACATCTGGTCACTGCCGTTCGTGATCTTGCTAACTCCGGAACTGTAGGATGGGATCTCGTTATTTCTCTCATCGGAGCGGCCGTCATTGTATTGATTTTTGCACCCATCACGGTCCGGGCATATATGCGTAGAACGTGA
- a CDS encoding response regulator transcription factor — MGTEHRNHVLIVEDDDNIRRFISINLTTNGFVVSEAAFADEALQRFTTNRPDVVVLDIMLPDTNGFEVCQKIREMDPAVIIVFLTARGQDLDKIKGLELGADDYIVKPFNPLELVARINAILRRSELALKPPKSVLQAGPIRMDLNSNKVFKHDVYIELTPKEFQMIRTFLEHPDTALSRNELMNLVWGEDYIGDPKTVDVHVRKLREKIEDNCSKPHWIETVWGLGYRFRKDD, encoded by the coding sequence TTGGGAACGGAACATCGTAATCATGTACTTATTGTTGAAGATGACGACAATATTAGACGGTTTATATCAATCAATTTAACTACAAACGGATTCGTGGTCAGTGAGGCTGCGTTTGCAGATGAAGCGTTACAGCGCTTCACAACGAATCGGCCTGATGTTGTAGTTCTGGACATTATGCTTCCGGATACCAATGGATTTGAAGTCTGCCAGAAAATACGAGAGATGGATCCTGCGGTCATCATTGTCTTCTTAACAGCACGAGGACAAGATCTGGACAAAATCAAGGGCCTTGAGCTCGGTGCCGACGATTATATTGTCAAACCCTTTAATCCGTTAGAGCTGGTAGCACGAATTAATGCAATATTACGCCGATCAGAACTTGCTTTAAAACCGCCAAAAAGTGTACTTCAAGCCGGACCCATTCGAATGGATCTGAATTCGAATAAGGTGTTCAAACATGACGTTTATATCGAACTAACACCGAAGGAATTCCAAATGATCAGGACTTTCCTGGAGCATCCAGACACAGCACTTTCCAGGAATGAATTAATGAATCTCGTATGGGGAGAGGATTATATTGGAGATCCTAAAACGGTAGATGTTCATGTGCGGAAACTGAGAGAAAAGATCGAAGATAATTGTTCCAAGCCTCATTGGATTGAAACGGTATGGGGGCTAGGATATCGCTTCAGGAAGGACGATTGA
- a CDS encoding dihydrofolate reductase family protein produces MRKLVLFLHASLDGFVEGPNGEMDIGWVSYDADLEKHAKEILSTADTVIWGRGTYQMMHSYWPSVPSNPSASEHERNHAEWIEKTAKVVFSTTLEKVEWNNSRLVKEDIEEEINNLKQQPGKDMVILGSPRFAHHLMQLDLIDEYKITVSPVLIGKGLPLFQGIKEKINLKLIENKTFDSGAIGLVYQTVR; encoded by the coding sequence ATGAGAAAACTCGTTCTATTTCTGCACGCATCGCTTGACGGTTTTGTAGAAGGGCCGAATGGAGAAATGGACATTGGCTGGGTTTCCTACGACGCTGATTTGGAGAAACATGCGAAGGAAATTCTGAGTACTGCCGACACTGTCATTTGGGGACGTGGGACTTATCAGATGATGCACAGTTACTGGCCATCTGTGCCTTCGAACCCATCAGCTTCGGAGCATGAACGGAATCATGCCGAGTGGATCGAAAAGACAGCCAAAGTCGTTTTTTCCACGACACTGGAGAAAGTCGAATGGAATAATTCCAGACTCGTGAAAGAAGATATCGAGGAAGAGATCAATAACCTCAAACAGCAGCCAGGCAAGGATATGGTCATCCTCGGCAGTCCTAGGTTCGCACACCACCTTATGCAGCTTGATTTAATTGATGAGTATAAAATTACGGTTTCTCCCGTCCTGATCGGTAAGGGGTTGCCGTTATTCCAAGGTATCAAGGAGAAGATCAATCTTAAGCTTATCGAAAACAAGACCTTTGATTCTGGAGCCATAGGTCTCGTTTACCAGACGGTAAGATGA
- a CDS encoding HAD family hydrolase, protein MKSNIKYIFFDCMETLVDLYELPRDHDYALWAFNGCGVEHYWNDFDEFLKKYNESKIEIASVLDPNEEYEMIRRFEFVVERTDTIDIHLKNHVATNLYDTFWSTYKSKCFIKQEKLGVLLDLAKKYKLAVVSNFKIKDGIEELLRLNDASNLFEFVVTSINEGWRKPSPKIFELAIKYADCTSEQIIFVGDDYENDYLAPKRMNMMSILLEKETNKNDYESEVSTVKNFTELKSFLLG, encoded by the coding sequence ATGAAAAGCAATATAAAGTACATCTTCTTTGATTGTATGGAGACACTCGTTGATCTATATGAACTGCCCAGAGATCATGATTATGCATTATGGGCCTTTAACGGTTGCGGAGTAGAACATTATTGGAATGACTTTGATGAATTTTTAAAGAAATACAATGAATCTAAGATTGAAATTGCATCAGTACTTGATCCGAATGAAGAGTATGAAATGATTAGAAGATTTGAATTCGTTGTTGAAAGAACAGATACCATCGATATTCACTTGAAAAATCATGTTGCAACAAATCTATATGATACTTTTTGGAGTACTTACAAATCAAAGTGCTTTATTAAGCAAGAGAAACTGGGTGTTTTGTTGGATTTAGCTAAGAAGTACAAGTTAGCAGTGGTTTCAAATTTTAAGATTAAAGATGGAATTGAAGAACTATTGCGCCTGAATGATGCAAGTAATCTATTTGAATTTGTGGTTACTTCTATTAATGAAGGTTGGAGGAAACCTAGTCCGAAAATTTTTGAATTAGCAATTAAATATGCTGATTGTACATCTGAACAGATTATATTTGTTGGCGACGATTACGAGAATGATTATTTAGCACCAAAGCGAATGAATATGATGTCAATATTATTAGAAAAAGAGACCAATAAAAATGATTACGAGTCGGAAGTAAGTACAGTAAAGAATTTTACTGAATTAAAGTCATTTTTGTTGGGATAA
- a CDS encoding GNAT family N-acetyltransferase — protein MEFKSFERNDLLSCTNTFIHVFNQEPWNDEWSTETAFQYLLDYTNTPGFIGIVAEDAGEIIGFIFGVRKRWWSRNEFFINEMCVSVEKQKTGVGSKLMKFLEERLEMDGIENVTLLTDRGIPAEIFYKKNGFTEISRLMFLNKNL, from the coding sequence ATGGAATTTAAATCATTTGAGAGAAATGATCTCTTGAGTTGTACGAATACTTTTATTCATGTATTTAATCAAGAACCATGGAATGATGAATGGTCTACAGAAACTGCATTTCAATATTTACTTGATTATACGAATACACCTGGATTTATTGGTATTGTCGCTGAAGACGCAGGAGAGATCATTGGTTTTATTTTTGGTGTCCGTAAGCGTTGGTGGAGTAGAAATGAGTTTTTTATTAACGAAATGTGTGTAAGTGTAGAGAAGCAAAAAACGGGAGTAGGATCGAAGCTTATGAAATTCTTAGAGGAAAGACTTGAAATGGATGGAATTGAGAACGTAACTTTATTAACCGATAGAGGTATTCCTGCTGAGATATTCTATAAGAAGAATGGGTTTACTGAGATTAGTAGATTAATGTTTTTAAATAAGAACCTATAA
- a CDS encoding VanZ family protein, with translation METKLRKIIFTGFILYTLLILYFLFFAFNRLDHEYSEFGYEFMLIPESVPILFPNLSDLSFSWIYDLGNIAAFIPFGIVIPLLYRTHLVKFISVFVLAILVLETLQSLTFLGTFDVDDVISNTLGAWIGFCAYKVGLIIKVFWKKLIAMGLTITVLLVGIMGISEIIHYAVEKREGPIHALNEVKEITGSKPMTKDLPIFTVAGKKIDPKMNLYSSNGQEIKKYTYILGDKKDVLFYSSFGIPDNGDDHGELIIAVDGKEIVQYNEQYYKDVETIDFPMNTVHEITITLKGNAKLWDVKFSEMKHWWE, from the coding sequence ATGGAAACAAAATTACGGAAGATCATCTTTACAGGATTCATTTTGTACACGTTACTGATATTATATTTTTTGTTTTTTGCTTTCAATAGATTAGATCATGAATACTCTGAGTTTGGATATGAATTTATGCTTATTCCAGAATCAGTCCCGATTCTATTTCCCAACTTGTCAGATCTATCATTTTCGTGGATATATGACTTGGGAAACATAGCTGCTTTTATCCCATTTGGTATAGTAATACCTTTGTTGTATCGTACACATCTTGTGAAGTTCATATCCGTGTTTGTCTTGGCGATTCTTGTGCTGGAGACTCTGCAATCGTTAACGTTTCTTGGTACTTTTGACGTAGATGATGTTATTTCAAATACATTAGGTGCATGGATCGGATTTTGTGCATATAAGGTAGGACTTATTATAAAAGTTTTTTGGAAAAAGCTCATTGCAATGGGGTTGACGATTACTGTTCTATTGGTCGGAATTATGGGAATCTCCGAAATCATTCATTATGCTGTGGAAAAAAGAGAAGGACCTATTCACGCATTAAATGAAGTGAAAGAAATTACGGGAAGTAAGCCTATGACGAAAGATCTTCCCATCTTCACTGTCGCTGGTAAGAAAATAGATCCGAAAATGAATTTGTATAGCAGTAATGGTCAAGAAATTAAAAAATATACTTATATTTTGGGGGATAAGAAGGATGTTCTGTTTTATTCATCTTTTGGAATTCCAGACAATGGGGACGATCATGGTGAACTAATCATCGCAGTGGATGGTAAGGAGATCGTTCAATACAATGAACAATATTATAAAGATGTGGAAACGATAGATTTTCCAATGAATACAGTTCATGAAATTACTATTACGCTTAAAGGAAATGCAAAGCTGTGGGATGTTAAGTTTAGTGAAATGAAGCATTGGTGGGAATGA
- a CDS encoding ATP-binding cassette domain-containing protein: MDHVYRKGIDPNNGDWAVEAHGLVKNFGDNRAVDGVDLKVRAGSIYGVLGPNGAGKTTTIRMLATLLRPDAGSARIFGHDVVKESQIVRQLIGVTGQYASVDESLSATENLIIFSRLLGLGRAEARRKAEELLEEFGLTEAAKRPLKNFSGGMRRRLDLAASLIAQPPLIFLDEPTTGLDPRTRAQMWDTIRRLVNTGSTVLLTTQYLDEADQLADRIAVIDQGRVVAEGTVDELKASVGTSSLQLRVQNPQDIENARRTIEQVLKVQSKVSAESGNITAPMANADLVTELLITLRAAGIHLTELSVQKPTLDEVFLTITGHGVKEDSPQTSSESNQAEEARV; encoded by the coding sequence ATGGATCATGTATACAGAAAGGGAATAGATCCAAACAATGGAGATTGGGCGGTAGAAGCGCATGGACTCGTCAAAAACTTCGGTGATAACCGTGCAGTGGATGGCGTAGATCTGAAAGTGCGTGCCGGTTCAATCTATGGAGTGCTCGGTCCGAATGGAGCAGGCAAAACCACTACAATCAGAATGCTGGCGACCTTACTTCGGCCAGACGCGGGTTCGGCGCGAATCTTTGGTCATGATGTGGTGAAGGAGTCGCAGATTGTTCGTCAATTGATTGGAGTGACCGGTCAATACGCATCGGTTGACGAGTCGCTCAGCGCTACCGAGAATCTGATTATCTTCTCACGCCTGCTTGGACTCGGGCGCGCAGAGGCGCGCCGCAAGGCAGAGGAGCTGCTTGAGGAGTTTGGTTTGACGGAAGCTGCCAAGCGGCCGCTTAAGAACTTCTCCGGAGGTATGCGTCGTCGGCTGGATCTTGCAGCGAGCCTCATTGCACAGCCACCACTTATCTTCTTGGATGAACCGACTACGGGTTTAGACCCACGTACGCGTGCACAGATGTGGGATACGATCCGTCGTCTAGTGAATACAGGCTCAACAGTATTGCTAACAACACAGTATCTAGATGAAGCGGATCAACTGGCTGACCGGATCGCGGTTATCGATCAGGGCCGAGTCGTCGCAGAGGGAACCGTGGACGAATTGAAAGCTTCAGTCGGAACTTCATCGTTACAGCTGAGAGTCCAAAATCCACAAGACATTGAGAACGCGCGCCGGACCATTGAACAGGTGCTCAAAGTCCAGTCAAAAGTATCGGCGGAATCCGGTAATATTACGGCACCGATGGCGAACGCCGATCTGGTCACTGAACTGCTTATCACTCTCCGTGCAGCAGGAATTCACTTGACCGAATTGAGTGTGCAGAAACCAACACTTGACGAGGTATTTCTAACTATTACTGGGCATGGCGTGAAGGAAGATTCGCCACAGACATCCAGTGAATCGAATCAAGCTGAGGAGGCAAGAGTATGA